From the genome of Eucalyptus grandis isolate ANBG69807.140 chromosome 2, ASM1654582v1, whole genome shotgun sequence, one region includes:
- the LOC120290568 gene encoding uncharacterized protein LOC120290568 → MIDYKKEGNPLTSASAIRHYAQGLLMRGFMDDQLATKVRVLKRKYNNKKGKAGEDMVFSNLHQQKIFELSEKIWGDKNGDEVEKKFVLASLSLPLSPKAFIDVLHTFRIGSWDEGFLKKGLELLQESKRAGFKERLRKLHFAEMQMVGRKAH, encoded by the coding sequence ATGATTGATTATAAGAAGGAAGGGAACCCCTTGACAAGTGCTAGCGCAATCCGGCATTATGCTCAGGGATTACTCATGCGAGGCTTCATGGACGATCAATTAGCTACTAAGGTTCGGGTTTTGAAGAGGAAGTACAATAATAAGAAGGGAAAGGCTGGAGAGGACATGGTATTTTCTAATCTTCACCAGCAGAAAATTTTTGAGTTGTCCGAGAAGATCTGGGGTGATAAGAATGGCGACGAAGTTGAGAAGAAATTCGTGCTAGCAAGTTTGTCACTTCCCCTAAGTCCGAAGGCATTTATTGATGTATTGCATACGTTTAGGATTGGCAGCTGGGACGAGGGATTCTTGAAGAAGGGGTTAGAATTATTGCAGGAGTCGAAGAGGGCTGGGttcaaagaaagattgaggAAACTGCACTTTGCTGAGATGCAAATGGTGGGGAGAAAGGCGCATTAA